In Lacerta agilis isolate rLacAgi1 chromosome 8, rLacAgi1.pri, whole genome shotgun sequence, one genomic interval encodes:
- the ERFL gene encoding ETS domain-containing transcription factor ERF-like yields the protein MDCNCVSDLLLTSPVPALWTPGFAFPDWAYKPESSPGSRQIQLWHFILELLQKEEYQNVIAWQGDYGEFVIKDPDEVARLWGIRKCKPHMNYDKLSRALRYYYNKRILHKTKGKRFTYKFNFSKVVLVNYPLLDMAANSPFLLAQNPFNGSNHGTDCAPLTPETLQSLFSSPRLGDPATRTPLFERQTETEKLRLDATFPFLGSGVAGYTKPPSLLTPYGRNASFPDYPWNFNPYLSSSFPLNSSKLPASLYSPHFYPNPLSGSLAQLPAPISLLPGDSTERAAALGGGSVPRLCLPPHGMTLPLRGAGNAASEREKELLGPRAQSPSGGRGAKEDPGSDSELEITDLSECSSENEGCDFSPDSLEAIESQVQNYKRLQTERTAGATASKPEGVAEASLGTAKEAKSLPGS from the exons GGTTCGCCTTCCCAGACTGGGCCTACAAGCCAGAGTCGAGCCCCGGCTCGCGCCAGATCCAGCTGTGGCATTTCATCCTGGAGCTTCTGCAAAAAGAAGAATACCAGAACGTCATCGCCTGGCAAGGGGACTACGGCGAGTTTGTCATCAAGGATCCGGACGAGGTGGCCAGGCTGTGGGGAATCCGTAAATGCAAGCCCCATATGAACTACGACAAACTGAGCAGGGCCTTGAG GTACTATTACAACAAACGGATCTTGCACAAGACCAAGGGCAAACGCTTCACCTACAAGTTCAACTTCAGCAAAGTGGTCCTGGTGAATTACCCACTCTTGGACATGGCTGCCAACTCCCCGTTTCTGCTGGCTCAGAACCCTTTCAACGGGAGCAACCATGGGACAGATTGTGCCCCCCTGACCCCTGAG ACCCTGCAAAGCCTCTTCTCCAGCCCCCGTTTGGGGGACCCGGCCACCCGCACCCCACTCTTTGAACGCCAAACTGAGACAGAGAAGCTCAGACTGGATGCAACCTTCCCTTTTCTGGGGTCAG GTGTTGCCGGATATACAAAACCCCCCAGTTTGCTGACTCCGTATGGCAGGAACGCTTCCTTCCCAGATTACCCCTGGAATTTCAACCCTTACCTGTCCAGCTCTTTCCCCCTGAACAGCTCCAAACTGCCCGCCTCCCTGTACTCCCCACACTTCTACCCCAACCCCCTGTCTGGATCATTAGCCCAGCTTCCAGCACCCATTTCACTACTGCCGGGAGATAGCACAGAGCGGGCTGCAGCCCTGGGGGGCGGCTCCGTCCCTcgcctctgtctccctccccatgGCATGACCCTGCCCCTCCGTGGCGCTGGGAACGCAGCCAGCGAGCGTGAGAAGGAGCTGCTGGGTCCCAGGGCCCAGAGCCCttcaggggggcggggggccaaAGAGGACCCTGGCTCCGATTCCGAGCTGGAGATCACAGATCTAAGCGAATGCAGCTCGGAGAACGAAGGCTGCGATTTCAGCCCCGACAGCTTGGAGGCGATAGAGAGCCAGGTGCAGAATTACAAGCGGCTGCAGACAGAGCGGACGGCAGGGGCAACAGCCAGCAAGCCGGAAGGGGTGGCAGAGGCCAGCCTGGGCACTGCCAAGGAAGCGAAGAGTCTGCCAGGCAGCTGA